Proteins co-encoded in one Leptodactylus fuscus isolate aLepFus1 chromosome 4, aLepFus1.hap2, whole genome shotgun sequence genomic window:
- the ID4 gene encoding DNA-binding protein inhibitor ID-4: protein MKAVSPVRPHSRRAPLAGGVCGELALHCLSEHSLGVARYKMEEEESLCLQYDMNDCYSRLKRLVPTIPQNKKVSKVEILQHVIDYILDLQLALDTHPALLRQQAPARTPLTDLNKDPASTVVNKEGDSILCR, encoded by the exons ATGaaagctgtcagccccgtgcgtcCCCACAGCCGGAGAGCCCCATTGGCGGGGGGCGTGTGTGGGGAGCTGGCACTGCACTGCCTCTCTGAGCACAGCCTTGGTGTAGCTCGTTACAAGATGGAAGAAGAGGAGTCCTTGTGTCTGCAATATGACATGAATGACTGTTACAGCCGCCTCAAGAGACTGGTACCCACCATCCCCCAGAACAAGAAAGTCAGCAAAGTGGAGAtcctgcagcatgttatagactATATACTGGACCTGCAGCTGGCACTGGACACACACCCTGCCCTGCTCCGGCAGCAGGCACCTGCCAGGACTCCTCTGACAGACCTCAATAAAGACCCG GCTTCGACAGTGGTGAACAAGGAAGGAGACAGTATATTGTGTCGCTAG